The Pedosphaera parvula Ellin514 genome has a segment encoding these proteins:
- the thrH gene encoding bifunctional phosphoserine phosphatase/homoserine phosphotransferase ThrH, translating into MKQSIVTLDLEGVLVPEIWIAFAEKTGIKELRLTTRDIPDYDVLMKGRLNILDKHGLKLSDIQDVISTLRPLEGGKEFLAELRSLTQVIILSDTFEEFAKPLMRQLDWPALFCHQLEVVDGRIVNYRLRQPNQKQKSVAALKNLNYHVIAAGDSFNDTTMLGEANVGFFFHAPEAIQKQFPHFKPFDRYSDLLAAIKDALK; encoded by the coding sequence GTGAAACAATCGATCGTTACTTTGGATTTGGAAGGCGTGCTGGTCCCTGAGATCTGGATCGCCTTCGCAGAGAAAACCGGCATTAAGGAACTGCGCCTCACCACGCGCGACATTCCCGATTATGACGTCCTCATGAAAGGCCGTTTGAACATCCTGGACAAGCACGGCCTCAAGCTTTCCGACATTCAGGACGTCATCTCCACCCTCCGCCCGCTCGAAGGCGGCAAGGAATTCCTCGCCGAACTCCGTTCTCTTACACAGGTAATTATCCTCTCCGACACCTTCGAGGAATTTGCCAAGCCGCTCATGAGGCAACTCGATTGGCCCGCCCTCTTTTGTCACCAGTTGGAAGTCGTCGATGGCCGAATCGTGAACTACCGCCTGCGCCAGCCCAACCAAAAACAAAAATCCGTCGCCGCCTTGAAAAATCTCAACTACCACGTCATCGCCGCCGGAGATTCCTTCAACGACACCACCATGCTCGGCGAAGCCAACGTCGGCTTCTTTTTCCATGCCCCCGAAGCCATCCAAAAACAATTCCCGCACTTCAAACCCTTCGACCGCTACAGCGACCTCCTCGCCGCCATCAAAGATGCTTTGAAGTAA